From one Brevundimonas sp. PAMC22021 genomic stretch:
- a CDS encoding cytochrome c, producing the protein MFATFVAVCALNSGCQPAPQKVETANQVAAPRILASSDIEAGRYRVATSGCNDCHTPMYARTNGAQPPESEWLRGSSEPHTGPWGTSYGKNLRLTVAENTEDEWVELLSTGSSLPPMPWPSVRNMSDYDKRAIYRYIRSLPGVIGEPSPAPLPPGVTPPRG; encoded by the coding sequence ATGTTTGCCACCTTCGTCGCTGTGTGCGCCCTCAACTCCGGATGCCAACCAGCGCCCCAGAAGGTGGAGACGGCCAATCAGGTGGCCGCGCCGCGCATCCTGGCGTCCTCGGACATTGAGGCCGGACGCTATCGCGTCGCCACCAGCGGCTGCAACGACTGCCATACCCCGATGTACGCCCGCACAAACGGCGCGCAGCCACCTGAATCCGAATGGCTGAGAGGCAGCTCCGAGCCGCATACGGGTCCGTGGGGCACGAGCTACGGTAAGAACCTCCGCCTCACGGTCGCCGAGAACACTGAGGACGAGTGGGTAGAGTTGCTGAGCACCGGCTCAAGCCTCCCCCCGATGCCATGGCCGAGCGTGCGTAACATGTCGGACTACGACAAGCGCGCCATCTACCGTTACATCAGGTCCTTGCCTGGTGTCATCGGTGAGCCCTCGCCGGCACCCTTGCCTCCGGGCGTTACACCGCCTCGCGGCTAA
- a CDS encoding PHB depolymerase family esterase, whose translation MPAALRLLPALLLLFLWSPAAARAVCDLAPAGSAQRVEIGRAGRPLLLHLPRSLDPAAPAPLVFVLHGSGGTGVDILRDSRLAETADRHGFIVAAPDAGIPVERGFVWNIPGVPTVTGKVPGPGDADDTAYLKAAIDDLAAQGCVDRSRVYVTGLSGGGRMASWLACAAADRFAAIAPVVGLRAGRPDEDDPARPDPRTCRPSRPVPVLAFAGDADTTNPVNGGGAGYWRYAMHAAEQRWAQLNGCNEVRPTRWITPDVYEEGYTACRSAADVLARITRGGGHSWVADNDAMWTFFAGRVRE comes from the coding sequence ATGCCTGCCGCCCTGCGCCTGCTGCCCGCGCTTCTGCTGCTGTTCCTCTGGAGCCCGGCGGCGGCGCGGGCGGTGTGCGATCTCGCGCCGGCAGGATCGGCGCAGCGGGTGGAGATCGGCCGCGCCGGCCGTCCCCTCCTGCTGCACCTGCCGCGCAGTCTCGATCCGGCCGCGCCTGCGCCGCTGGTGTTCGTGCTGCACGGCAGCGGCGGGACGGGCGTCGACATCCTGCGCGACTCTCGCCTGGCCGAAACCGCCGACCGCCACGGCTTCATCGTCGCGGCGCCCGACGCCGGCATTCCGGTCGAGCGCGGCTTTGTCTGGAACATCCCTGGCGTGCCGACCGTCACCGGAAAGGTCCCCGGTCCCGGCGATGCGGACGACACGGCCTATCTGAAGGCCGCCATCGACGATCTGGCGGCGCAAGGGTGCGTGGACCGGTCGCGCGTCTATGTCACCGGTCTGTCGGGCGGCGGCCGCATGGCCTCCTGGCTGGCGTGCGCCGCCGCCGACCGCTTCGCCGCCATCGCGCCGGTGGTGGGCCTGCGCGCCGGCCGTCCCGACGAAGACGACCCAGCCCGCCCCGATCCCCGCACCTGCCGCCCATCGCGGCCCGTGCCGGTCCTCGCCTTCGCCGGCGACGCCGACACCACCAATCCGGTCAACGGGGGCGGCGCCGGCTATTGGCGCTACGCCATGCACGCCGCCGAACAGCGCTGGGCCCAGCTGAACGGCTGCAACGAAGTCCGCCCGACCCGCTGGATCACCCCCGACGTCTACGAGGAAGGCTACACCGCCTGCCGCTCCGCCGCCGACGTCCTCGCCCGCATCACCCGCGGCGGCGGCCATAGTTGGGTCGCCGACAACGACGCCATGTGGACCTTCTTCGCCGGACGCGTGCGCGAGTGA
- a CDS encoding M61 family metallopeptidase gives MTRTRLTAACLALLMTSVSGHAIAQQQPNTADVIAPAALPRAVPPIPAPTSASYPGVITLNVDASDVDRGLMNVTQTIPVSAGSVTLLYPKFLPGNHAPTGPISMLTGLTITANGQPLQWLRDPVDPWAFHLEVPQGATQLDVAFTALTPTGEGQGRRLQTPEMLNLQWEKALLYPAGYNAKGIAVVPSVKLPVGWRYGVALETASFDNDLARFAQTDLYTLVDSPMFAGINFREIALGGGDQPVRATVVADKPIQLEGGDARVDQMEALVVQADRLFGGERHFDHYTFLVGVTDTLGDVGLEHHRSSENTVATGYFTGEGKVPYGDLAVIPHEYVHSWNGKFRRPADQMFPNYNVPTTNSLLWVYEGQTQYWGDVLTARSGFVSKEEALAVLAGVAASYQNQAGRQWRPLQDTTNTPILGYRAPNPYPTFARGTDYYRESGLIWLDADTLIRAETRGRKSLDDFAKRFFGVEAEGWLPQGYTFEDVVAALNAVHPHDWATFLRTRLDAVNAPPFLDGLERGGYRLAYVDTPSDAEKKINSTWENDFQYSLGFSLAGPTNRITGVRWGGLAFEQGLGAGWELVAVNDMAASPKALRDAVTTAKGGSEPIRLILKNGERFRTVALPYHEGLRYPRLERIEGSRDYLGDILAPRRR, from the coding sequence ATGACGCGCACTCGCCTGACCGCCGCCTGCCTCGCCCTGCTGATGACCAGCGTGTCCGGCCACGCCATCGCCCAGCAGCAGCCGAACACGGCCGACGTCATCGCCCCGGCGGCCCTGCCGCGCGCCGTCCCGCCGATCCCGGCCCCGACAAGCGCCAGCTATCCCGGCGTGATCACGCTGAACGTCGACGCCTCCGACGTGGATCGCGGCCTGATGAACGTCACCCAGACGATCCCTGTCTCGGCCGGTTCAGTCACCCTGCTCTATCCCAAGTTCCTGCCGGGCAACCACGCGCCGACCGGTCCGATCTCGATGCTGACCGGCCTGACGATCACGGCGAACGGCCAGCCGCTGCAGTGGCTGCGCGATCCGGTCGATCCCTGGGCCTTCCACCTCGAGGTTCCGCAGGGCGCGACCCAGCTCGACGTCGCCTTCACCGCCCTGACGCCCACCGGCGAGGGTCAGGGCCGCCGGCTGCAGACGCCCGAGATGCTGAACCTGCAGTGGGAAAAGGCGCTCCTCTACCCTGCAGGCTACAACGCCAAGGGCATCGCCGTCGTCCCCAGCGTCAAGCTGCCGGTCGGCTGGCGCTACGGCGTGGCGCTGGAGACCGCGTCCTTCGACAACGACCTGGCGCGCTTCGCTCAGACTGACCTCTATACCCTGGTCGACAGCCCCATGTTCGCGGGGATCAACTTCCGCGAGATCGCGCTCGGCGGCGGCGACCAGCCCGTGCGCGCGACGGTGGTGGCGGACAAGCCGATCCAGCTGGAAGGCGGCGACGCCCGCGTCGATCAGATGGAGGCCCTGGTGGTCCAGGCCGACCGCCTGTTCGGCGGCGAGCGCCACTTCGACCACTACACCTTCCTGGTCGGCGTCACCGACACTCTGGGCGATGTCGGGCTGGAGCATCACCGCAGTTCGGAGAACACCGTCGCCACCGGCTATTTCACCGGCGAGGGCAAGGTGCCCTACGGCGATCTGGCGGTGATCCCGCACGAATACGTCCACTCCTGGAACGGCAAGTTCCGCCGCCCGGCGGACCAGATGTTCCCGAACTACAACGTGCCCACGACCAACAGCCTCTTGTGGGTCTATGAGGGCCAGACGCAGTATTGGGGCGACGTCCTGACCGCGCGCTCCGGCTTCGTGTCCAAGGAGGAGGCGCTGGCGGTGCTGGCCGGCGTCGCCGCCTCCTACCAGAACCAGGCGGGTCGTCAGTGGCGCCCGCTCCAGGACACCACCAACACCCCGATCCTCGGCTATCGCGCGCCGAACCCCTATCCGACCTTTGCGCGCGGCACCGACTACTATCGCGAATCCGGCCTGATCTGGCTGGACGCCGACACCCTGATCCGGGCCGAGACGCGGGGCCGCAAGTCACTCGACGACTTCGCCAAACGCTTCTTCGGCGTCGAAGCCGAGGGCTGGTTGCCGCAGGGCTATACGTTCGAGGACGTCGTTGCCGCGCTCAACGCCGTGCATCCGCACGATTGGGCGACCTTCCTGCGCACCCGCCTGGATGCGGTCAACGCCCCGCCGTTCCTCGACGGGCTGGAGCGCGGCGGCTACCGCCTAGCCTATGTCGATACGCCGTCCGACGCCGAAAAGAAGATCAACTCGACTTGGGAGAACGACTTCCAGTATTCGCTGGGTTTCTCGCTGGCGGGGCCGACCAACCGCATCACCGGCGTTCGCTGGGGCGGTCTGGCGTTCGAACAGGGCCTTGGCGCGGGTTGGGAGCTGGTGGCCGTCAACGACATGGCCGCCTCGCCCAAGGCGCTGCGCGACGCGGTGACGACCGCCAAGGGCGGATCGGAGCCCATTCGCCTGATCCTGAAGAATGGGGAGCGATTCCGCACCGTCGCCCTCCCCTACCACGAGGGCCTGCGCTACCCGCGCCTGGAGCGGATCGAAGGCTCGCGCGACTACCTCGGTGACATCCTGGCTCCTCGTCGCCGTTGA
- the rplL gene encoding 50S ribosomal protein L7/L12: MADLAKIVEDLSALTVLEAAELSKLLEEKWGVSAAAPVAMAMPAGGGAAPAEAAEEQTEFTVVLLDGGDKKINVIKEVRGVRSDLGLKEAKDLVEGAPQNVVENVSKQQADEVAKKLTEAGAKVQVK; encoded by the coding sequence ATGGCCGACCTCGCCAAGATCGTCGAAGACCTGTCCGCGCTTACCGTTCTGGAAGCCGCTGAACTCTCCAAGCTGCTGGAAGAAAAGTGGGGCGTCAGCGCCGCTGCTCCGGTCGCCATGGCCATGCCGGCCGGCGGCGGCGCCGCTCCGGCTGAAGCCGCTGAAGAGCAAACCGAGTTCACCGTTGTCCTGCTGGACGGCGGCGACAAGAAGATCAACGTCATCAAGGAAGTCCGCGGCGTCCGTTCGGACCTGGGTCTGAAGGAAGCCAAGGACCTGGTCGAAGGCGCTCCGCAGAACGTCGTTGAGAACGTCTCCAAGCAACAAGCCGACGAAGTCGCCAAGAAGCTGACCGAAGCCGGCGCCAAGGTCCAGGTCAAGTAA
- a CDS encoding M61 family metallopeptidase, with translation MFPARLALLGAASLIVLSPLAPPALAQATAPSPAIAGPALPVALPPLPQVQDAPWPGVVRLQVNATDLNRRIFDVTETIPVERSGPLVLFFPEWLPGNHGPVGPIAQLAGLEITANGQRVEWVRDTLHPFAFHLDVPQGATEITARFQHLSPTTASQGRVTMTAEMLNIQWEKMLLYPAGRWSRNITVQPSVTLPDGWRFGTALEPESASGAATTFKPVNLEVLVDSPMFAGVHYRQIDLDPNGRSPVRANIVADKPESLEATDEQIDILRNLITQADRLYGARHFDHYDFLIAMTDKLGGIGLEHHRSSENSVDPEFFTGWATHFGDRDLLAHEYNHSWDGKWRRPADQLVPNLNTPLQNSLLWVYEGQTQYFGQVLAARSGLTSKQQALDSLAMTAATFDTRVGRQWRAMQDTTNDPIISQRQPKGWLSWQRDEDYYSEGQLIWLDVDTLIRERSGGRKSLDDFARAFFGVEDGDYTPAPYTFEDVVRTLNGVVAHDWADFLRTRLDGHGPGAPLDGLTRGGYRLVYAETPSDWQKTLYGEYKRNDFTYSLGVQTGEGNVIRSVQWNSPAFQAGLAIGMEIVAVNGQAASAEAISAAITAAKDPNTAVELILKDADRYRTVRIDYHDGLRYPRLERIAGAPDRLGDILTPRRR, from the coding sequence TTGTTTCCTGCCCGTCTTGCGCTGCTTGGCGCAGCCAGCCTGATCGTCCTGTCCCCGCTCGCCCCGCCGGCCCTGGCGCAGGCGACCGCGCCCTCCCCGGCCATCGCCGGTCCTGCCCTTCCCGTCGCGCTGCCGCCGCTGCCGCAGGTCCAGGACGCGCCCTGGCCGGGCGTGGTGCGGCTGCAGGTGAACGCCACTGACCTGAACCGCCGCATCTTCGACGTCACGGAGACCATCCCGGTCGAGCGTTCCGGTCCGCTGGTGCTGTTCTTCCCTGAGTGGCTGCCCGGCAACCACGGCCCCGTCGGGCCGATCGCCCAGCTGGCGGGGCTGGAGATCACCGCCAACGGCCAGCGGGTCGAGTGGGTGCGCGACACCCTGCATCCCTTCGCCTTCCACCTCGACGTGCCGCAGGGCGCGACCGAGATCACGGCCCGCTTCCAGCACCTGTCGCCCACGACCGCCAGTCAGGGTCGCGTCACCATGACGGCCGAGATGCTGAACATCCAGTGGGAGAAGATGCTGCTGTATCCCGCCGGCCGCTGGTCGCGGAACATCACGGTCCAGCCCAGCGTCACCCTGCCCGACGGCTGGCGCTTCGGCACGGCGCTGGAGCCGGAAAGCGCGTCCGGAGCGGCCACCACTTTCAAGCCCGTGAACCTGGAGGTTCTGGTCGACAGCCCGATGTTCGCCGGCGTCCACTATCGCCAGATCGACCTGGATCCGAACGGCCGCTCGCCCGTTCGCGCCAACATCGTCGCCGACAAGCCCGAGAGCCTGGAGGCCACCGACGAGCAGATCGACATCCTGCGCAACCTGATCACCCAGGCCGATCGCCTCTACGGCGCGCGCCACTTCGACCACTACGACTTCCTGATCGCCATGACCGACAAGCTCGGCGGCATCGGCCTTGAGCATCACCGCTCCTCCGAGAACTCGGTCGATCCCGAGTTCTTCACCGGCTGGGCCACCCATTTCGGTGATCGGGACCTGCTGGCGCACGAGTACAACCACTCCTGGGACGGCAAGTGGCGCCGGCCGGCGGACCAGTTGGTCCCCAACCTCAACACGCCGCTGCAGAACAGCCTTCTGTGGGTCTACGAAGGCCAGACCCAGTATTTCGGCCAGGTGCTGGCCGCCCGCTCGGGCCTGACCAGCAAGCAGCAGGCGCTGGACAGCCTGGCCATGACCGCCGCCACCTTTGACACCCGAGTCGGCCGTCAGTGGCGCGCCATGCAGGACACGACCAACGACCCGATCATCAGCCAGCGCCAGCCCAAGGGTTGGCTGTCGTGGCAGCGGGACGAGGACTACTATTCGGAAGGCCAGCTGATCTGGCTGGACGTGGATACCCTGATCCGCGAGCGGTCGGGCGGCCGCAAGTCGCTGGACGACTTCGCCCGCGCCTTTTTCGGCGTCGAGGACGGCGACTACACGCCCGCGCCCTACACCTTCGAGGACGTGGTCCGCACCCTGAACGGCGTGGTCGCCCACGACTGGGCCGACTTCCTGCGCACCCGCCTGGACGGTCACGGGCCGGGCGCCCCGCTGGATGGGCTCACGCGCGGCGGCTACCGGCTGGTGTATGCCGAAACGCCCAGCGACTGGCAGAAGACCCTCTACGGCGAATACAAGCGCAACGACTTCACCTATTCGCTGGGCGTCCAGACCGGCGAAGGCAATGTGATCCGCAGCGTCCAGTGGAACAGCCCCGCCTTCCAGGCCGGCCTGGCCATCGGCATGGAGATCGTTGCGGTGAACGGACAGGCGGCGTCGGCCGAGGCGATCTCCGCCGCCATCACGGCCGCCAAGGACCCGAACACGGCGGTGGAGCTGATCCTCAAGGACGCCGACCGCTACCGCACCGTCCGCATCGACTACCACGACGGCCTCCGCTACCCGCGGCTCGAGCGCATCGCCGGCGCGCCCGACCGGCTCGGCGACATTCTGACGCCCCGACGGCGCTAG
- a CDS encoding alpha/beta fold hydrolase, protein MTHRFSAAIALSCALLSATAASAQDRPAYGPRLEGYDYPHPVRTFAFTSQRQPLEMTYMDVAPSAPANGGTVVLLHGKNFCAATWAPTIEVLSQAGFRVLAVDQIGFCKASKPQGYQFSLAQLAANTRALMTHAEVERAVIVGHSMGGMLGARFAIQHPEAVERLVLVNPIGLEDWQAEGVPYSPLDAAYETELKTSLDSIKAYQRRFYYDGDWKPDYDAPVEMLAGMYMGLGRESVAWNQAQTSDMIFTQPVVHELGRIAAPTTLIIGQTDRTAPGANRASPEIQARLGDYPLLGRRTAEAIPNATLVEFEDLGHAPQIEDPTRFHRALLDALGD, encoded by the coding sequence ATGACGCATCGCTTCTCCGCCGCCATCGCCCTGTCCTGCGCCCTTCTGTCCGCGACCGCCGCGTCCGCGCAGGACCGCCCCGCCTACGGGCCTCGTCTCGAAGGCTACGACTACCCGCACCCGGTCAGGACCTTCGCCTTCACCTCGCAGCGCCAGCCGCTGGAGATGACCTATATGGACGTGGCGCCCAGCGCCCCTGCGAACGGCGGCACGGTTGTGCTGCTGCACGGCAAGAACTTCTGCGCCGCCACCTGGGCGCCGACGATCGAGGTGCTGTCGCAGGCAGGTTTTCGCGTCCTCGCCGTTGATCAGATCGGGTTCTGCAAGGCTTCCAAGCCGCAAGGTTATCAGTTCAGCCTAGCGCAACTGGCGGCCAACACCCGCGCCCTGATGACCCATGCGGAGGTCGAGCGCGCGGTGATCGTCGGCCATTCCATGGGCGGCATGCTGGGTGCGCGCTTCGCCATCCAGCATCCGGAAGCGGTCGAGCGGCTGGTGCTGGTCAATCCAATCGGGCTGGAGGACTGGCAGGCCGAGGGCGTGCCCTATTCGCCGCTCGACGCCGCCTATGAAACCGAGCTGAAGACCAGCCTCGACAGCATCAAGGCGTACCAACGCAGGTTCTACTACGACGGCGACTGGAAGCCCGATTATGACGCGCCCGTCGAGATGCTGGCCGGCATGTACATGGGTTTGGGACGCGAAAGCGTCGCCTGGAACCAGGCGCAGACCTCCGACATGATCTTCACCCAGCCGGTTGTGCACGAACTCGGCCGCATCGCCGCGCCCACCACCCTGATCATCGGTCAGACCGATCGGACGGCGCCGGGCGCGAATCGCGCCTCGCCCGAGATTCAGGCGCGTCTGGGCGATTATCCGTTGCTTGGCCGCCGCACGGCCGAGGCCATTCCCAACGCGACCCTGGTGGAGTTCGAGGATCTTGGGCATGCGCCGCAGATCGAGGATCCCACGCGCTTTCATCGCGCCCTGCTGGACGCACTGGGCGACTGA